From Cannabis sativa cultivar Pink pepper isolate KNU-18-1 chromosome 8, ASM2916894v1, whole genome shotgun sequence, a single genomic window includes:
- the LOC115699040 gene encoding GDSL esterase/lipase At5g14450 — protein MDLYNTYFELRKMGITINSVRFIFVSFLATWVLGVEEVNGDSVHCKYPAIFNFGDSNSDTGSISAAFFPRPAPNGVTFFHSPAGRVGDGRLIVDFIAKYFGLPYLSPYLDSFGTKFRHGANFATGGATIRRSNDSLFISGISPFPFDIQTVQYSNLKNRTTMLYTQAKRNSDIRKNFPRPKDFSKSLFIVDIGQNDLAAGFRNMMMTKEKLVAEIPDMMNLFSLGIQFLYQQGARTFWIHNTGPIGCLPSTLFDVRNPVPGFLDGNGCIKSQNDMAKEFNRQLKRKVSELKAQLPFAALTYVDMYAAKYSLISNAKKLGFYENLNICCGSFKDGVRKYCGNNILKNGTQYFVNPCKDPSLHISWDGIHYTEAANRWITNQIIKGSFSDPKFPISQACIRH, from the exons ATGGATCTGTACAATACATATTTTGAGCTTAGAAAAATGGGTATTACTATTAACAGTGTGAGATTCATTTTTGTAAGCTTTTTAGCTACTTGGGTTCTTGGAGTTGAAGAAGTGAATGGTGATTCAGTTCATTGTAAATATCCAGCAATTTTCAATTTTGGGGACTCAAATTCAGATACTGGCTCTATATCAGCTGCATTTTTTCCAAGACCAGCTCCCAATGGTGTAACTTTCTTTCACAGCCCAGCTGGAAGAGTTGGTGATGGCCGTTTAATCGTTGATTTCATTG CTAAGTACTTTGGATTGCCTTACTTGAGTCCATATTTGGATTCATTTGGTACCAAATTCAGACATGGTGCCAACTTTGCCACTGGTGGAGCCACTATCAGGCGTTCTAATGATTCTTTGTTTATAAGTGGTATTAGCCCATTTCCATTTGATATCCAAACTGTGCAATATTCCAACCTCAAGAACAGGACCACTATGCTTTACACCCAAG CCAAGAGAAACTCAGATATAAGAAAGAACTTTCCAAGACCAAAAGACTTCTCAAAGTCTCTTTTCATAGTTGATATTGGCCAAAACGACCTTGCTGCAGGTTTCCGGAACATGATGATGACTAAAGAAAAACTTGTTGCAGAAATCCCTGATATGATGAATTTGTTCTCTTTAGGCATCCAA TTTCTGTATCAACAAGGAGCAAGGACATTTTGGATACACAACACAGGCCCCATTGGTTGCCTGCCATCGACCTTGTTCGATGTTCGAAATCCAGTCCCTGGTTTTCTCGATGGAAACGGCTGTATCAAGTCTCAAAACGACATGGCAAAAGAGTTCAATAGGCAGCTGAAGAGAAAAGTTAGTGAACTAAAGGCACAGCTTCCTTTTGCTGCATTAACATATGTAGATATGTATGCTGCAAAGTACAGTTTGATCAGCAATGCAAAGAAACTAG GATTTTATGAAAACTTGAATATCTGTTGTGGTTCCTTTAAAGATGGGGTTCGTAAATATTGTGGGAATAATATTCTAAAGAATGGTACTCAGTATTTTGTTAATCCATGTAAAGATCCTTCCTTGCATATCAGTTGGGATGGTATACACTACACTGAGGCTGCAAATCGATGGATTACTAACCAAATAATAAAGGGTTCTTTCTCTGATCCAAAGTTTCCCATCTCACAAGCATGTATTAGGCACTAA
- the LOC115701323 gene encoding GDSL esterase/lipase At5g14450: MSQTRLATLKMGFWRKFLGGFLVLCVLGVGGEVEEEPPTAAAAASPPCSFPALYNFGDSNSDTGGISAAFEPIPAPYGEGFFHKPSGRDCDGRLIVDFIAERIGLPYLSAYLNSLGTNYRHGANFATGGSTIRRPNETIYEYGISPFSLDMQIVQFNQFKARTKELYERAAKTPSERSKLPNPDEFSKALYTFDIGQNDLSVGFRKLSSEQLLAALPDIVNQLAKAVQNIYQQGGRSFWIHNTGPIGCLPVNFFYNLNPPPDFVDQYGCVKTQNEMAVEFNKKLKERVIKLRTELPEAAITYVDVYAAKTGMIGNAKAQGFTDPLKVCCGYHVKYDHVWCGTKSLVNGSAVFGSACENPSTAISWDGVHYSQAANQWVASRILNGSLTDPPIPVTQACKRH, encoded by the exons ATGAGCCAAACTCGATTGGCAACTCTAAAAATGGGATTTTGGAGGAAATTCCTTGGTGGGTTTTTGGTTTTATGCGTTTTGGGAGTGGGAGGAGAAGTAGAAGAAGAACCACcaacagcagcagcagcagcctCACCACCTTGCTCCTTTCCGGCGCTGTACAACTTTGGTGACTCAAACTCCGATACCGGTGGCATTTCAGCTGCTTTTGAACCGATTCCTGCGCCGTATGGGGAAGGCTTCTTTCATAAACCATCCGGAAGAGACTGTGATGGCCGTCTTATTGTAGATTTTATAG CTGAGCGCATAGGATTACCATACTTGAGTGCTTACTTAAACTCATTAGGAACAAATTATCGTCATGGAGCTAACTTTGCCACCGGAGGATCCACCATTAGAAGGCCTAATGAAACCATTTATGAGTATGGGATTAGCCCATTTTCTCTTGATATGCAGATTGTGCAGTTTAATCAGTTCAAAGCTCGAACTAAGGAGCTCTATGAACGAG CTGCCAAAACACCTTCTGAAAGAAGCAAATTACCAAATCCAGATGAGTTTTCTAAGGCACTTTACACATTTGATATTGGGCAGAATGATCTTTCTGTTGGGTTTCGAAAACTGAGTTCGGAACAACTTCTGGCAGCCTTACCGGATATCGTCAACCAGTTAGCCAAAGCAGTCCAA AATATATATCAACAAGGAGGAAGGTCATTTTGGATTCACAACACAGGTCCAATTGGGTGCTTACCAGTCAACTTTTTCTACAATCTTAATCCACCTCCTGATTTTGTTGACCAATATGGCTGTGTCAAGACCCAAAACGAAATGGCTGTTGAGTTCAACAAGAAGCTTAAGGAAAGAGTAATCAAGCTAAGAACAGAGCTACCTGAGGCTGCCATAACATATGTAGATGTCTATGCTGCTAAGACTGGAATGATTGGCAATGCAAAAGCTCAAg GATTTACTGATCCACTAAAGGTGTGCTGTGGTTATCATGTCAAATACGACCATGTCTGGTGTGGAACGAAATCACTGGTGAATGGAAGTGCAGTGTTCGGTTCTGCTTGTGAAAACCCTTCTACAGCTATCAGTTGGGACGGCGTACACTACTCTCAGGCTGCGAATCAGTGGGTTGCTAGCCGCATACTCAACGGTTCGTTAACTGATCCACCAATTCCAGTTACTCAAGCATGTAAGAGACATTAA
- the LOC115699420 gene encoding elongation factor Tu, chloroplastic has product MASILGPPSSSSSSLFPFKHLHIQQSQSPLLLSHHLKPYFSTTSSSNPFRYSPLFSPSTANSISPRRSFSVRAARGKFERKKPHLNIGTIGHVDHGKTTLTAALTMALASMGNSAPKKYDEIDAAPEERARGITINTATVEYETESRHYAHVDCPGHADYVKNMITGAAQMDGAILVVSGADGPMPQTKEHVLLAKQVGVPNMVVFLNKQDQVDDEELLELVELEVRELLSAYEFPGDDVPIVSGSALLALEALMANPKLNRGDNEWVDKIYTLMDAVDSYIPIPKRQTELPFLLAIEDVFTITGRGTVATGRVERGKVKVGDSVEVVGLRETRATTVTGVEMFQKTLDEAIAGDNVGILLRGIQKIDIQRGMVIAKPGTITPHTKFEAIVYVLKKEEGGRHSPFFAGYRPQFYMRTTDVTGKVTGIKNDKDEESKMVMPGDRIKMVVELIMPVACEQGMRFAIREGGKTVGAGVIQSIIE; this is encoded by the coding sequence ATGGCTTCCATTCTTGGACCTCCTTCTTCCTCCTCTTCTTCCTTATTCCCATTCAAACACCTCCATATACAGCAATCTCAATCACCCCTTCTTCTCTCTCACCACCTAAAACCCTATTTCTCAACTACCTCTTCTTCCAACCCATTTCGCTACTCTCCCTTGTTCTCTCCGTCTACCGCTAATTCCATTTCCCCACGGAGATCGTTTTCCGTCAGGGCTGCCAGGGGGAAATTCGAGCGCAAGAAGCCGCACCTCAATATCGGAACGATCGGCCATGTCGACCATGGAAAGACCACTCTTACCGCTGCTTTAACCATGGCTTTAGCTTCCATGGGAAATAGCGCTCCCAAGAAGTACGACGAAATCGACGCCGCTCCGGAGGAGCGAGCTCGAGGGATCACGATCAATACCGCTACTGTTGAGTATGAGACTGAGAGTCGTCACTACGCTCACGTGGATTGCCCTGGTCATGCTGATTACGTCAAGAATATGATCACCGGCGCTGCACAAATGGATGGTGCGATTCTGGTGGTCTCCGGTGCCGATGGACCTATGCCTCAGACGAAAGAACACGTCTTGTTGGCTAAACAAGTTGGGGTTCCTAACATGGTTGTGTTCTTGAATAAACAGGATCAGGTTGATGACGAGGAGCTTCTTGAGTTGGTGGAATTAGAGGTTCGTGAGCTTCTTTCTGCTTATGAGTTTCCCGGTGATGATGTGCCAATCGTTTCAGGTTCGGCTTTATTAGCTTTggaagctttaatggcaaaccCTAAGCTTAATAGAGGAGATAATGAATGGGTTGATAAGATTTACACGTTAATGGATGCTGTTGATAGTTACATTCCAATTCCCAAAAGACAGACAGAATTGCCATTCCTATTGGCTATTGAAGACGTTTTTACGATCACTGGTCGTGGAACTGTGGCTACCGGGCGTGTTGAGAGGGGAAAAGTCAAGGTTGGTGATAGTGTTGAAGTAGTTGGTCTTAGAGAGACTAGAGCCACAACAGTTACTGGTGTTGAAATGTTTCAGAAGACCCTTGATGAGGCTATTGCAGGTGACAATGTGGGGATTTTGCTTAGAGGGATTCAAAAGATTGATATTCAAAGAGGAATGGTTATTGCCAAGCCTGGTACCATTACACCTCATACCAAGTTTGAGGCCATTGTTTATGTgctaaagaaagaagaaggtgGGCGGCATTCGCCCTTTTTTGCTGGATACAGACCCCAGTTTTACATGAGAACTACTGATGTTACTGGGAAAGTTACTGGTATTAAGAATGACAAAGATGAAGAGTCCAAGATGGTCATGCCGGGTGACCGGATTAAGATGGTTGTGGAACTCATAATGCCGGTTGCTTGTGAGCAAGGTATGAGATTTGCTATTAGAGAAGGTGGGAAGACTGTTGGGGCTGGTGTTATTCAGTCAATTATTGAGTGA
- the LOC115700819 gene encoding SAGA-associated factor 29 homolog A isoform X2, with the protein MASPDIAGILDNSKELDRLRKEQEEVLSEINKMHKKLLTTPEVVEKPGDNSLAKLKHLYTHAKDLSESEVSVSNMLMNQLDALLPSGTQGQQRRRVGSEQKRKRMKSDSDISRHSPSMRTHIEAYATIKGEQVAAKVNAGDGDKDEWFVVKVTHFDKETKEFEVLDEEPGDDEESTGQRRYKVPLSAIIPFPKKNDPSSAPDFPHGRHVLAVYPGTTALYKATVVNGPRKRKIDDYVLEFDDDEEEDGSLPKREVPFHKVVALPEGHRQ; encoded by the exons ATGGCTTCGCCGGACATTGCTGGAATATTGGACAACTCGAAGGAGCTTGATCGGTTAAGGAAGGAGCAGGAAGAGGTTCTCAGCGAGATCAATAAGATGCACAAGAAGCTTTTAACAA CTCCTGAGGTGGTTGAAAAGCCAGGAGATAATTCCTTAGCAAAACTGAAGCATCTATATACCCATGCTAAAGATCTTTCTGAAAGTGAAGTAAG tgtttccaatatgttgatgAATCAACTTGATGCCCTGCTTCCTTCTGGAACTCAAGGGCAGCAACGTCGAAGAGTTG GCAGTGAACAGAAGAGGAAGAGAATGAAATCTGATTCCGATATTTCAAGACACTCTCCCTCCATGCGAACCCACATAGAAGCTTATGCTACTATAAAAGGCGAACAG GTAGCAGCTAAGGTAAATGCAGGAGATGGTGACAAGGATGAGTGGTTTGTTGTAAAGGTGACACACTTTGATAAAGAAACGAAAGA ATTTGAAGTGCTAGATGAGGAGCCTGGGGACGATGAAGAGAGTACTGGTCAAAG AAGGTACAAAGTGCCGCTATCAGCTATTATTCCTTTCCCCAAGAAAAATGATCCTTCTAGTGCCCCAGATTTTCCTCATGGAAGACATGTTTTAGCGGTTTATCCAGGAACTACTGCACTGTACAAGGCGACTGTGGTAAATGGCCCTCGTAAG AGAAAGATTGATGA CTATGTACTCGAATTTGATGACGACGAAGAAGAAGATGGATCCTTACCGAAGAGGGAAGTGCCCTTCCATAAGGTGGTTGCCTTGCCAGAAGGACATCGACAGTGA
- the LOC115700819 gene encoding SAGA-associated factor 29 homolog A isoform X1: MASPDIAGILDNSKELDRLRKEQEEVLSEINKMHKKLLTTPEVVEKPGDNSLAKLKHLYTHAKDLSESEVSVSNMLMNQLDALLPSGTQGQQRRRVEGSEQKRKRMKSDSDISRHSPSMRTHIEAYATIKGEQVAAKVNAGDGDKDEWFVVKVTHFDKETKEFEVLDEEPGDDEESTGQRRYKVPLSAIIPFPKKNDPSSAPDFPHGRHVLAVYPGTTALYKATVVNGPRKRKIDDYVLEFDDDEEEDGSLPKREVPFHKVVALPEGHRQ, encoded by the exons ATGGCTTCGCCGGACATTGCTGGAATATTGGACAACTCGAAGGAGCTTGATCGGTTAAGGAAGGAGCAGGAAGAGGTTCTCAGCGAGATCAATAAGATGCACAAGAAGCTTTTAACAA CTCCTGAGGTGGTTGAAAAGCCAGGAGATAATTCCTTAGCAAAACTGAAGCATCTATATACCCATGCTAAAGATCTTTCTGAAAGTGAAGTAAG tgtttccaatatgttgatgAATCAACTTGATGCCCTGCTTCCTTCTGGAACTCAAGGGCAGCAACGTCGAAGAGTTG AAGGCAGTGAACAGAAGAGGAAGAGAATGAAATCTGATTCCGATATTTCAAGACACTCTCCCTCCATGCGAACCCACATAGAAGCTTATGCTACTATAAAAGGCGAACAG GTAGCAGCTAAGGTAAATGCAGGAGATGGTGACAAGGATGAGTGGTTTGTTGTAAAGGTGACACACTTTGATAAAGAAACGAAAGA ATTTGAAGTGCTAGATGAGGAGCCTGGGGACGATGAAGAGAGTACTGGTCAAAG AAGGTACAAAGTGCCGCTATCAGCTATTATTCCTTTCCCCAAGAAAAATGATCCTTCTAGTGCCCCAGATTTTCCTCATGGAAGACATGTTTTAGCGGTTTATCCAGGAACTACTGCACTGTACAAGGCGACTGTGGTAAATGGCCCTCGTAAG AGAAAGATTGATGA CTATGTACTCGAATTTGATGACGACGAAGAAGAAGATGGATCCTTACCGAAGAGGGAAGTGCCCTTCCATAAGGTGGTTGCCTTGCCAGAAGGACATCGACAGTGA